One Rhodoflexus caldus genomic region harbors:
- a CDS encoding globin domain-containing protein, whose translation MINMQMVSAESIQIVKDTWADLIGHGPEIGQRFYERLFQLYPEYKKLFKDNDKDQHKKLAFAITLVVTKLNKLDQIGEEVRSLAARHVKYGVKPEYFQPFIKLLVETIASVRSERWKPEYSAAWYEVMKAVGDAIADNISAQKK comes from the coding sequence ATGATTAACATGCAAATGGTAAGTGCAGAAAGCATCCAAATTGTAAAGGATACATGGGCAGATTTAATTGGGCACGGCCCTGAAATCGGGCAACGATTCTATGAACGTTTATTTCAATTATATCCTGAATACAAAAAACTTTTTAAAGACAACGATAAAGACCAGCACAAGAAACTGGCCTTCGCTATAACGCTGGTAGTTACCAAACTGAACAAGTTAGACCAAATAGGTGAAGAAGTACGCTCATTGGCAGCGCGCCACGTAAAATACGGTGTCAAGCCTGAATATTTTCAGCCGTTTATTAAACTCTTAGTAGAAACAATTGCCAGCGTGCGTTCCGAGCGATGGAAACCCGAGTATTCTGCTGCTTGGTATGAGGTGATGAAAGCTGTTGGTGATGCCATTGCGGACAATATATCCGCTCAAAAAAAATAA
- a CDS encoding DUF4494 domain-containing protein: protein MATWFQCKIQYAKFLENDKVKMVSETYLVDAVSFTDAEARLYRSLGSTIPDFLIQSVSKTGFKEIFNYEDCETWYKCKVAYHDMDESSGKEKRFTSLMLVSAQNCRQAIERIDEQLKSWIIPYDITDVNLSPIIEVIPYVSEEEEMINSGRLKRVQAPEIDDTFAVEEEIIEEFDIEDEPLDDEQPGEASSAI from the coding sequence ATGGCAACTTGGTTTCAGTGTAAAATCCAATATGCAAAGTTTTTAGAAAACGACAAGGTGAAGATGGTTTCCGAAACCTATCTGGTAGATGCCGTATCATTTACCGATGCTGAGGCGAGGCTGTACAGAAGCCTTGGCAGCACCATCCCCGATTTTTTGATTCAAAGCGTTTCTAAAACAGGCTTTAAAGAAATTTTTAACTACGAAGACTGTGAAACATGGTACAAGTGTAAAGTTGCTTACCATGATATGGACGAGTCAAGCGGTAAAGAAAAGCGTTTTACTTCTCTGATGCTTGTATCGGCGCAAAACTGCCGTCAGGCTATTGAACGCATAGATGAACAGTTGAAATCATGGATTATTCCTTATGATATAACCGATGTAAATCTCAGCCCGATTATAGAGGTGATACCGTATGTTTCGGAAGAAGAGGAGATGATTAACTCCGGCAGGCTGAAACGCGTACAAGCCCCTGAAATAGATGATACTTTTGCCGTAGAAGAAGAAATTATTGAAGAGTTTGACATAGAAGACGAGCCGTTGGATGACGAACAGCCCGGTGAGGCTTCATCAGCAATTTAG
- a CDS encoding cytochrome c oxidase subunit 3, with amino-acid sequence MKTVEKDSPSLIERLEKIHPHLMLMYIGVIGSSLIFFFLSLLFISTALQQQVAIPLPKSFVFSTAVLLMSSYFAHQYLQHFKHDRPKELSHAANGLLLTGIIFTVSQIAGWMELSNSGVHLAGKATGAYLYLLPGLHILHLIGGLIYTMVQALTAKKISKDAVQALIVLSSQYELVKARMLTVYWHFLDVVWVILFLSFLLLL; translated from the coding sequence ATGAAAACTGTTGAAAAAGACTCGCCGTCCTTAATTGAGCGTTTGGAAAAAATCCATCCGCACCTGATGCTGATGTACATAGGTGTGATTGGCAGTTCGCTGATTTTCTTTTTCCTCTCGCTGTTGTTTATTAGCACTGCTTTACAACAACAAGTAGCCATACCGCTGCCTAAATCGTTTGTTTTCAGTACGGCTGTTTTGCTGATGAGCAGCTATTTTGCACATCAATACCTTCAGCATTTTAAACATGACCGCCCCAAAGAATTGAGCCATGCTGCTAATGGTTTACTGCTTACAGGTATCATTTTTACTGTTTCGCAAATAGCCGGCTGGATGGAGCTTTCAAATAGCGGGGTTCACTTGGCAGGTAAAGCTACCGGAGCATATCTGTACTTGCTGCCCGGGCTGCATATTCTTCACCTCATAGGTGGACTGATTTATACGATGGTACAGGCACTTACTGCAAAGAAAATAAGCAAAGATGCTGTTCAAGCACTCATCGTACTCAGTAGTCAATATGAGTTGGTCAAAGCCCGAATGCTTACGGTTTACTGGCATTTTCTGGATGTGGTATGGGTAATATTGTTTTTGAGTTTTTTATTGTTACTCTAA
- a CDS encoding DUF4843 domain-containing protein, with product MKKIFNLFLFLGIALVATSCFEDNRVTWQGAVLEFDQTVTTTPALGVNYPIITTTRGATIRTRINLVGAQRPNDEVITVSVDPASTGREGVHFNMRNGGRVTIPANSSFGFLEVDVLNPPPAPGTNVVFVFNIEGNENLKPSQNYRRIGFRLNL from the coding sequence ATGAAAAAGATATTTAACCTGTTCTTATTCTTAGGGATTGCGCTTGTTGCAACCTCTTGCTTTGAAGATAACCGCGTTACCTGGCAAGGTGCAGTATTGGAATTTGACCAGACCGTAACAACAACACCTGCGCTGGGTGTAAACTACCCGATTATTACAACTACGCGTGGCGCTACCATTCGTACCCGCATCAATTTGGTGGGTGCTCAACGCCCTAACGATGAAGTAATTACGGTGTCTGTAGACCCTGCAAGCACAGGTCGTGAAGGGGTACATTTTAATATGCGCAACGGCGGCCGTGTAACGATTCCTGCCAATAGCAGTTTTGGTTTCTTGGAAGTAGATGTGTTGAACCCTCCACCTGCTCCGGGCACAAACGTTGTTTTCGTGTTTAACATTGAAGGCAACGAAAACCTGAAGCCAAGCCAAAACTATCGCCGTATTGGCTTCCGCCTGAACTTGTAA
- a CDS encoding RagB/SusD family nutrient uptake outer membrane protein — protein MKKLSLSIKALAIASTMFFASCSNLLNVEPRQSIDSATALSTQEALEAAVSGVYDRLQALRMYGRDFIALPEALSDNGRATNKSGRLQAEYQNQPNAHFTAGTWQLSYAAINQINLILDNAPKVNMPAATRNNIEGQALFLRALIYHNLMRAYAYDPGAIVTQNSRGGVPLALTPILGSDQIEKLSRAPIDAVYAQIYKDLDDAIVKLATTPNSRAPFYATRAAAEALYSRVALHRRDYANVVRFADAALSRGVGTFVTNAQYVASWRAAIHPESIFELQYVTAENLGVNEALQTTYTTLLAVGDRSRTGGFGDLVPTADLLNIMQAEGNDVRRQLYELGTTGRGTAEIECTKFMGKGGQPNLDNIPVIRVSEVILNRAEAYAMQNNDALALADLNRIRNRAGLPSVTLSGAALLEEILKQRRIELAFEGDRWFTLKRLGRDIVKAPPVQTVPFIDFRILAPIPVREIQANPNLQQNFGY, from the coding sequence ATGAAGAAGTTATCATTATCTATAAAGGCGTTGGCTATTGCTTCAACAATGTTCTTTGCGTCATGCAGCAACTTATTGAACGTTGAGCCACGCCAGTCTATTGACTCTGCTACTGCGCTTAGTACACAAGAAGCCTTGGAGGCAGCAGTATCCGGCGTGTATGACCGTTTGCAAGCGCTGCGTATGTATGGCCGCGATTTTATCGCATTGCCTGAGGCATTATCAGACAACGGCCGTGCAACCAACAAATCAGGCCGTTTGCAGGCAGAATATCAGAATCAGCCCAATGCTCATTTCACTGCGGGAACTTGGCAGTTATCATATGCGGCAATTAACCAAATTAACCTGATTCTGGATAATGCGCCAAAGGTAAATATGCCTGCTGCTACCCGTAATAATATTGAAGGTCAGGCGCTCTTCTTGCGTGCATTGATTTATCACAATCTCATGCGTGCATATGCGTATGACCCGGGTGCAATTGTAACACAAAACAGCCGTGGTGGTGTGCCATTGGCATTGACTCCGATTTTGGGTTCTGACCAGATTGAAAAACTGTCACGTGCGCCTATTGACGCTGTGTATGCCCAAATCTACAAAGACTTAGACGATGCCATCGTAAAACTGGCTACGACACCAAACAGCCGTGCACCTTTCTACGCAACTCGTGCAGCAGCAGAGGCACTGTACAGCCGCGTTGCCTTGCATCGTCGCGATTATGCAAACGTTGTTCGCTTTGCTGATGCTGCTTTGAGCAGAGGTGTAGGAACATTTGTAACTAACGCACAGTATGTAGCCAGCTGGAGAGCAGCTATTCACCCTGAGTCTATTTTCGAGTTGCAATACGTTACTGCTGAAAACCTCGGTGTGAACGAAGCACTCCAAACTACCTACACCACTTTGCTTGCTGTTGGCGACCGTAGCCGTACAGGCGGTTTTGGCGACTTGGTACCTACTGCCGATTTGTTGAACATCATGCAAGCGGAAGGTAACGACGTGCGCCGTCAATTGTACGAATTGGGTACAACAGGTCGTGGTACTGCCGAGATTGAATGTACTAAGTTTATGGGTAAAGGCGGTCAGCCAAACTTGGATAACATCCCTGTTATCCGCGTATCAGAAGTTATTCTGAACCGTGCAGAGGCTTATGCTATGCAAAACAACGATGCTTTGGCCTTGGCAGATTTGAACCGCATTCGTAACCGCGCAGGTCTTCCTTCTGTAACTTTGTCAGGTGCTGCTTTGCTGGAAGAAATCCTGAAACAACGCCGAATTGAACTGGCATTTGAAGGCGACCGCTGGTTTACATTGAAGCGTTTAGGCCGCGACATCGTAAAGGCTCCTCCTGTGCAAACCGTGCCTTTCATCGACTTCCGCATTTTGGCTCCTATTCCGGTGCGTGAAATTCAGGCTAATCCTAATTTGCAACAAAACTTTGGTTACTAA
- a CDS encoding SusC/RagA family TonB-linked outer membrane protein: MMKRLLHLSFAWFIAVLFASAALAQTRTVSGKVTSSEDGSPLPGVTVQVKGTNTGTQTDADGKFSLSAPENGTLVFRFVGLKTLEIAVGGRSSIDVKMETDDKVLSEVVVTGYGALEKREITGSIASVKGDVIQNLPMQSFDRALQGRAAGVLVQAANGVPGGAVSVRIRGVGSISAGNEPLYIVDGVVMNNASTTNFASSNPLAFLNPNDIESIEVLKDAAAASIYGAQAGNGVVLVTTKKGRAGKTEFNLNYYYGSVEPIRYMNVLNTQQWIQVRTEAIRNQNPALTEAQALSSALTGIRLAGNLTPEQIAALPTYDWQRAAYRQGSINNVELSARGGNDKTTFALSGSYNQQDANVIAIDFKRATGRMAVQHQVNNKLRFETSLNLSNIKQRGPFGSPDGGSFLGSPAFSSPLIIPINPIYNEDGSYFGTPQSGGLAGILNQNVIMNAEYNTITNITRQVVGNAKAVWNPFKEVTVSSFYGLDYREIKGEYYADPRTADGFGVRGRLTSESEYNATFTANPIVINFTKNIGSDHKLNTTLATEYVQEVFEGISQQVTTFPTSQFRTANTGATPISTGGFWTSYRRGGVVGSVQYGLKNRYFVNAVIRRDGSSRFGNQNRFGTFGSVSAAWLLTEEAFLKDQFDWLDEIKLRGSYGSTGNSQIGNFDSRGLFGGGVNYGNDAGIAPSSLNNPTLRWERQVNSEVGLDLAFFNRRVTSTIGYFNKESRDLLLSQPVPWTSGFSSITNNVGRLYNRGIEFELNTVNVDAGGFKWSTSFNITKLENKVTRLADGDTVLPGNPSVRIGHPLGAIFTSQYAGVNPATGRPMWYDVNGNLTYLPLNPTDFRVLGTTLSTLFGGFTNTFSYKGLELTVFFQYDFGRKQFNNQNSFLMENGGRVFNSLVDVYERRWTTPGQITDVPRPINGNAEVRGASHLSGSRTLEDASYIRLKQATLAYNLPQDLLRKVKINRARVYAQAINLLTWTKWTGFDPEFLNLGAGNNGVVPQSRNYTFGVEIGF, translated from the coding sequence ATGATGAAGCGATTGTTACACTTGAGCTTTGCATGGTTCATTGCAGTGCTCTTTGCAAGTGCCGCCCTGGCACAGACCAGAACAGTATCCGGAAAGGTTACTTCTTCTGAAGACGGTTCACCACTACCCGGTGTTACCGTGCAAGTAAAAGGTACTAACACAGGTACACAGACCGATGCTGACGGTAAGTTCAGTCTTTCTGCTCCTGAGAACGGTACACTTGTATTCCGTTTTGTGGGTTTGAAAACCCTCGAGATTGCTGTCGGTGGTCGTTCGTCTATCGATGTGAAGATGGAAACCGATGACAAAGTATTGTCTGAGGTAGTGGTAACCGGTTACGGTGCTTTGGAGAAACGTGAAATTACGGGCTCTATTGCCTCAGTAAAAGGTGATGTAATTCAAAACCTGCCTATGCAAAGCTTCGACCGTGCGCTGCAAGGTCGTGCTGCGGGCGTATTGGTACAGGCTGCTAACGGTGTTCCCGGTGGTGCAGTTTCTGTACGTATTCGCGGTGTAGGTTCTATTTCTGCCGGTAACGAACCGCTCTACATTGTGGACGGTGTAGTAATGAACAACGCCAGCACTACCAACTTTGCCAGCTCTAACCCGTTGGCATTCTTGAACCCCAACGACATTGAGTCTATCGAGGTACTGAAAGATGCTGCTGCGGCTTCTATCTACGGTGCACAAGCGGGTAACGGTGTAGTTTTGGTAACTACCAAAAAAGGCCGTGCCGGTAAAACAGAGTTCAACCTGAACTACTACTACGGCAGCGTTGAGCCTATTCGCTACATGAACGTGCTGAACACTCAGCAATGGATTCAGGTGCGTACAGAGGCTATTCGCAACCAAAACCCTGCCCTGACAGAGGCACAAGCATTGTCTTCTGCTCTGACAGGTATTCGTTTGGCAGGCAACCTGACTCCTGAGCAAATTGCTGCTCTTCCTACCTATGACTGGCAGCGTGCTGCTTATCGTCAGGGTTCTATTAACAACGTGGAACTTTCTGCGCGCGGCGGTAACGACAAAACTACCTTTGCATTGTCAGGTTCTTACAACCAACAAGATGCAAACGTAATTGCGATTGATTTTAAACGTGCAACCGGCCGCATGGCAGTACAGCATCAGGTAAACAACAAGTTGCGTTTTGAAACCTCATTAAACCTGAGCAATATTAAGCAGCGCGGTCCTTTCGGTAGTCCTGACGGTGGTTCATTCCTTGGTTCTCCTGCCTTCTCTTCTCCATTGATTATCCCTATCAACCCTATCTATAATGAAGATGGTTCTTACTTCGGTACGCCACAAAGCGGTGGCTTGGCGGGTATCCTGAACCAGAACGTTATCATGAACGCTGAGTACAACACCATTACAAACATTACTCGTCAGGTAGTAGGTAATGCGAAGGCGGTGTGGAATCCTTTCAAAGAAGTTACAGTAAGTTCTTTCTATGGCTTGGATTACCGCGAAATTAAGGGTGAATACTACGCTGACCCGCGCACAGCTGATGGTTTTGGTGTGAGAGGTCGTTTGACCAGTGAGAGTGAGTACAATGCTACTTTTACAGCTAACCCAATAGTAATTAACTTTACCAAGAATATAGGTTCTGACCACAAGTTGAATACAACTCTCGCTACTGAATACGTGCAGGAAGTTTTTGAGGGTATCTCTCAACAGGTTACAACCTTCCCCACTTCTCAGTTCCGTACAGCCAACACAGGTGCTACGCCAATCTCTACCGGCGGCTTCTGGACAAGCTATCGCCGTGGCGGTGTAGTGGGTAGCGTTCAGTATGGTTTGAAAAACCGCTACTTTGTAAACGCTGTTATCCGTCGCGATGGTTCTTCACGTTTCGGTAATCAAAACCGCTTCGGTACTTTCGGTTCAGTTTCAGCGGCATGGTTGCTGACAGAAGAGGCTTTCTTGAAAGATCAATTCGATTGGCTTGATGAGATTAAACTGCGTGGCAGCTACGGCTCTACCGGTAACTCACAAATCGGTAACTTCGATTCCCGCGGTCTGTTTGGCGGTGGTGTGAACTACGGCAACGATGCAGGTATCGCACCAAGCAGTTTGAACAACCCTACCTTGCGTTGGGAGCGTCAGGTTAACTCTGAAGTTGGTTTAGATTTGGCCTTCTTCAACCGTCGTGTTACTTCAACTATCGGTTATTTCAATAAAGAAAGCCGCGACCTGTTGTTGAGCCAGCCTGTACCTTGGACTAGCGGTTTCTCAAGCATTACCAACAACGTTGGTCGTCTGTATAACCGTGGTATCGAGTTTGAGCTGAATACTGTAAACGTAGATGCCGGTGGCTTCAAGTGGAGTACTTCATTCAACATTACCAAACTGGAAAACAAAGTAACTCGTTTGGCTGATGGTGACACCGTATTGCCAGGCAACCCTTCCGTACGTATCGGTCATCCGTTAGGAGCTATTTTCACCTCTCAATATGCCGGTGTAAACCCTGCAACAGGCCGTCCGATGTGGTATGACGTAAATGGCAACCTGACTTACCTGCCATTGAACCCAACCGACTTCCGTGTGTTAGGAACTACCCTTTCTACCCTTTTCGGTGGCTTTACCAATACCTTCTCTTACAAAGGATTGGAACTGACAGTTTTCTTCCAGTATGATTTCGGAAGAAAACAATTCAACAACCAAAACTCTTTCCTGATGGAAAATGGTGGCCGTGTGTTCAACTCCTTGGTAGATGTGTATGAGCGTCGCTGGACCACTCCGGGACAAATCACAGACGTACCTCGTCCTATCAACGGCAATGCTGAAGTACGCGGTGCCAGCCACCTGAGTGGTTCACGCACCTTGGAAGATGCTTCTTACATCCGTTTGAAGCAGGCTACTTTGGCCTACAACCTGCCTCAAGACTTGCTGCGTAAAGTGAAAATCAACCGTGCCCGTGTTTATGCGCAAGCCATCAACTTGCTGACATGGACTAAGTGGACAGGCTTCGACCCTGAGTTCTTGAACTTAGGCGCAGGTAACAACGGTGTTGTTCCTCAGTCGCGCAACTATACTTTCGGTGTTGAAATTGGTTTCTAA
- a CDS encoding RagB/SusD family nutrient uptake outer membrane protein has product MQKFLAILLLLVGITSCQRALEIEPRQSIDASRALTTPEAVNSAIANVYSYLKAQVIYGRDLVATVEAMGDNTQIINRAGGRYVNQGNNVLGSHVGGWATYYSAINEINLILEALPNVSFSATRRAEIEGEMRCIRALLYFNMMRIYAWDPGVIVTQFDRGGVPLMLTGVLNLTQITQPARAPIRDVYQQLYRDLQEAIQKAPTTGGPHRITRGAAFALFAKVALYNGDWENASRYATEAINTNVGRFVTNANYVAAWRERVHPESILEILFQQEAESHGVNESNQSAFTTRVALTSTSLGGWGAVVPTTQFLALHQTGDIRRQLYQPGVNRSNIVVEECTKFLGKTGTIYMDNIPVFRVSEMILIRAEAQARLGNTAQAIADVNTIRTRCGLPPVSGLTGSALLDEIILQRRLELAFEGDRWFDLKRLGRDVIKATGNLQYGDPRYLAPLPVREIQANPSLVQNNGY; this is encoded by the coding sequence ATGCAAAAGTTTCTTGCCATATTGTTGCTTTTGGTGGGTATTACAAGTTGCCAGCGTGCGCTTGAGATAGAACCACGCCAATCAATAGATGCCTCCCGTGCTTTAACCACGCCCGAGGCGGTTAATTCGGCTATTGCCAATGTGTACAGCTACTTAAAAGCACAGGTAATTTACGGTCGCGATTTGGTAGCAACCGTGGAAGCCATGGGCGATAACACACAGATTATCAACCGCGCCGGCGGACGCTACGTCAATCAAGGAAATAACGTATTGGGTTCTCATGTAGGCGGATGGGCAACTTACTATTCTGCCATCAACGAAATCAACCTGATATTGGAAGCCCTCCCGAATGTCAGTTTTTCTGCAACTCGTCGCGCAGAGATTGAAGGCGAAATGCGCTGCATCCGTGCCCTGTTGTATTTCAACATGATGCGCATTTATGCATGGGATCCGGGCGTTATCGTTACCCAGTTTGACAGAGGCGGCGTACCTCTGATGCTGACAGGCGTACTGAACCTGACACAAATTACACAGCCGGCACGCGCACCCATTCGCGATGTTTATCAGCAATTGTACAGAGACTTACAGGAAGCCATACAAAAAGCACCTACTACCGGTGGCCCTCATCGCATTACCAGAGGTGCGGCATTTGCCTTGTTTGCAAAAGTAGCCCTTTACAACGGCGACTGGGAAAATGCTTCCCGCTACGCTACCGAAGCCATCAATACCAACGTAGGCCGATTCGTAACCAATGCGAACTACGTAGCCGCATGGCGTGAGCGTGTACATCCTGAGTCTATTTTGGAAATCCTGTTTCAGCAGGAAGCCGAATCGCACGGTGTGAACGAGTCCAATCAGTCGGCATTTACTACCCGAGTTGCGCTGACTTCTACCTCTCTGGGAGGCTGGGGAGCCGTAGTACCTACTACACAGTTTTTGGCGCTCCACCAAACCGGCGATATCCGCCGCCAATTGTATCAGCCCGGTGTGAATCGTTCCAACATCGTGGTAGAAGAATGTACGAAGTTTTTGGGTAAAACCGGTACTATCTACATGGACAATATCCCCGTATTCCGTGTTTCGGAAATGATACTGATACGTGCGGAAGCTCAGGCGCGTTTAGGAAACACTGCACAGGCCATTGCCGATGTAAACACCATTCGCACCCGTTGCGGACTTCCTCCGGTGTCAGGCCTGACAGGCAGTGCGCTGCTGGATGAAATTATTTTACAGCGCCGTTTGGAGTTGGCCTTTGAAGGCGACCGTTGGTTTGACCTGAAACGCTTGGGAAGAGATGTTATCAAAGCAACAGGCAACTTGCAATATGGCGACCCTCGCTATCTGGCTCCACTGCCTGTACGTGAAATTCAGGCTAACCCAAGTTTGGTACAAAACAATGGCTACTAA